In one window of Oncorhynchus tshawytscha isolate Ot180627B unplaced genomic scaffold, Otsh_v2.0 Un_contig_322_pilon_pilon, whole genome shotgun sequence DNA:
- the LOC121844081 gene encoding B-cell receptor CD22-like isoform X2, producing MVLRTAGSVLVVFLWSVTDLQVKVTTTWWSTTLTCSTTCTLTGNPTYTWYRNSKIVQEFSPSYTFYFKTEDSFYCAVKGINSPAVYGPKNTSVSVSPSGEIVEGSSVTLTCSSDANPPVDKYTWYKKNVTSPKASGQSYSITNIISEDRGEYYCEAQNTIASKNSVAQMIIVAGKQTSVLTAAVGITVFILVLILFLPCFMWFRRSTGGSDVTADTQSVHPDPNSDSNMDMYTALNMKTRSPEYDTLANVRDSSSDTVPQIDAEPSDYENCREPPYNLD from the exons ACCTGCAGGTGAAGGTGACCACTACATGGTGGTCAACTACACTGACCTGTAGCACCACCTGTACTCTGACTGGTAACCCCACCTACACCTGGTACAGGAACAGTAAGATTGTACAAGAGTTCTCCCCCTCGTACACATTCTACTTTAAAACTGAAGACAGCTTCTACTGTGCTGTAAAGGGCATAAATTCTcctgcagtgt ACGGCCCAAAGAACACCtcagtgtcagtcagtccctctggtgAAATAGTGGAGGGCAGTTCAGTGACTCTGACCTGCAGCAGTGATGCCAACCCACCTGTGGACAAATACACCTGGTACAAGAAGAACGTAACCTCACCAAAAGCATCAGGACAGAGTTACAGCATCACTAACATCATctctgaggacagaggagaatatTACTGTGAGGCCCAGAATACAATAGCTTCTAAGAACTCTGTAGCTCAGATGATCATTGTAGCAG GGAAACAAACCTCAGTTCTGACTGCAGCTGTAGGAATCACAGTGTTTATTCTGGTTCTCATCCTCTTTCTCCCTTGCTTCATGTGGTTCAG GAGATCCACAGGAGGAAGTGATGTCACAGCAGACACACAG agTGTCCATCCTGACCCTAACAGTGACTCCAACATGGACATGTACACAGCTCTGAACATGAAGACCAGGTCACCAGAGTATGACACCCTggca AATGTGAGGGACTCCTCTAGTGACACAGTCCCTCAGATAGATGCTGAGCCCTCAGATTATGAGAACTGTAGAGAACCACCATATAACCTGGACTGA